TAACACAGATGAGGGTGATGATGAAggttgtgagggtgaaaatctttctgaggctctggctatgctagcaaaaatattcaacagagcattgagaaatattgaaaaaagaaccaggcctaatgtccaggacatgaagttcgacaacaaaCCCAACTATTCTAATTCTCAGAGGaggaccaaggaagaagaaagatgtGGTCAGagtaaaggagtgcagtgtcatgagtCTGAAGGTTACGGTCATATTAGATCTGAATGTGCTACTTATCTgaaaaagcagaagaaagggATGATGGtcacttggtcagatgaagacactgaagatgaggaagagATTTCTGCCAACAAGGTAAATGCCTTCTCTGGAACAGTTTGTGATACAGATACAAGTGATGAAGATATTTCAGATGAGGAACTTGCTGAGACTTATAAGTTGTTACATATCAAATGGGAGGAAGCCTGTAAACTTGTAAGAGAACaggaaagtgagatagaacaactctcCACTCAGAatgaaagattgaaagaactcaGTGCTAAGCTAAAAGAAGATTGTGATAAGTGGAAATCCAAACTTGAAAATGTTGACACTATGGAAAAGGCAAAACTGATGTTAGTCAATGCAGAATTACAAGAGGAAATAGCAATTCTGAAAAGCAAGCTTGAAGCCACTCACAAATCACTCCGAATGTTGAATAGTGGTTCTGACATGTTAGATGAGATTCTGAAAGAAACAAGTAAGCAGGGAAGAAGCTTGAAGGGAATTGGATTTGACTATGGGATTGCAAACAAGAAAGATCAGAAGGGGTCAAAGTATTTTGTTTCTGCAGCAGAACAATCTGAAATCAAGAAACCTGCTAATTATCAGATGTCAAGACCGATGCCTCGACATGTGCCTCGCTATGAGAGTTCTCAAGTTAAGAGTATCAAAACAgcaccttggaagtgtcactactgtggaaGGAATGGACATATAAAACCCTACTGTTTCAAATTGTATGGCTATCCTCAAGCTTATGATAGGTCTAATAACTCAAAGCTCACACAGATGAAGaaggaatggaagcccaagaGTGAAGTTACTTGTCTGGTTGCCTGCACATCTTTCAGAGCCTCTGCAAGAGAAGACTGGTACTTTGATAGGTTGCTCAAAGCATATGACAGGAAATAAAGGATATTTGAAGGATCTCAGGAGTCATTCTAGCAACTATGTAacatttggagatggagctaaaggaaaaattaaaGGGGTAGGAAAACTGGTTAATGTTGGATCCCCAGGTTTGAATAATGTGCTTCTGGTTAATGGTCTAACTGCTAATCTAATTAGCATAAGCCAACTCTGTGATCAAGGGCTTAAAGTGAAGTTCAAAAGAGCAGATTGTAACAGAAGATGACAAAGTCtttatgagaggagtcagatcgaAAGATAATTGCTATATGTGGACACCTCAAGAGATAGCTCAAGTCTCTAGATGCTTGTTAACAAAGGAAGATGAGTTAAATGTATGGCACCAAAAACTAGGACATCTCAATTTGAAGAGTATGCAGAAGATAGTTGCTGAAGAAGCCATAAGAGATTTTCCTAGGCTGAGGATAAGAGAAAGTAAGCTgtgtggagaatgcaagattggaaaaCAAACCAAGGTATCTCATACAAAacttcagcatcagaccacAACAAAGGTACTGGAACTGCTGCACATGGACCTCATGGGAccaatgcaggttgaaagcttgggaggtaaaagatatgtgtttgtttgtgttgatgatttttccaggtAAACTTGGATATAATTCTTGAGAGAAAAGTCAGAAACTTTTGATATCTTCATGAACCTGTGTCTGaggcttcagaatgagaagagcTCTGTGATTGTAAGGATCATAAGTGACCATGGAatgagagtttgagaattcaaagtCCTCTGAGTTTTGTGAATCAGAAGGAATCAATCATGAATTTTCAGCACCCATCACACCACAACATAATGGAattgttgagagaaagaatATAACTCTTCAGGAGTCATCCAGGGTCATGTTGCATGCCAAGAAGATTCCTCTTAAGTTCTGGGTTGAGGCTTTGAATACTGCGTGCTACATTCACAACAGAGTCTCCATTAGAGCTGGAACTTCCTCTACTCAGTATGAAATATGGAAAGGTAGGAAACCTACAGTAAAACACTTTCATATATTTGGAAGAAAATGCTATATTCTTGCTGATCGTGAACCAAGAAGAAAGTTGGATCCAAAGAGTGATGAAGGGATATTCATGGGATACTCAACAAATAGCAAAGCCTACAGAGTATTCAATTCTCGCACAAAAAACCATGATGGAGTCAGTAAATGTGGGTGTTGATGATGAGCCTAGTGCAAGCAAGGAATCCAATCtcagtgaagatgaagatggtgcAGATGTTCTAgaagatgctccagcaaccaACCTCGACAATGAGTCTGATTCAAAAGATCCATCctcaagaaaatattattggtGAGCTTCAGGAGGGAGTAACaaccagatccagaagtcttATTGTTCATGGATGCTACATCTCAAAGATAGAACCTAGCAATATTAAAGAAGCTCttactgatgaatactggataaatgctatgcaagaagagcttgATCAGTTCACAAGGAATGAAGTTTGGAATCTGGTACCAAGACCTGAaggagtaaacatcattggcacaaaatggattttcagaaacaagtttGATGAAAATGGAATAGTCACcataaacaaagcaagactggttGCTCagggatatactcagatagagggaattgactttgatgaaacctttgcacCGGTAGCAAGATTGGAGTCTATAAGATTGTTGTTGGGAGTTGCATGTCTTCTAAATTTCAGACTCtaccagatggatgtcaagagttcATTTCAGAATGGTTACTTAAATGAAGAAGTATATGTAGAGCAACCTACAGGGTTCATAGATCCTCATCATCCAGACTATGTATACAGATTAAGGAAAGCACTGtatggattgaagcaagctcccagagcttggtatgagAGGCTTACTGAATTTCTTGTTAGTAATGGCTATTTCAAGGGAGGAATTGACAAGACCTTATTTGTTAAGAATGACAAAtgaaagctcatgatagcacaaatCTATGTGGATGACATAGTCTTTGAAGGAACGTCAAAcacgatggtggagcatttcgttcaacaaatgaaatctgagtttgaaatgagcttagttggtgagttGAGTTATTTTCTAGGTCTACAAGtgaaacaaatggaggattccatgttcatatcacagagcAAATATGCCAAGGGCTTGGTCAAGAAGTTTGGTTTAGAGAAGTCAAGTCACAAAAAAACTCTAGCTGCAACTCATGTTAAATTAACCAAGGATGGGCagggagaagatgttgatcaaagtctctacaGAAGCATGAtaggaagcttgttgtatcttacTACTAGTAGACCTGATATCACTTTTGCTGTTGGTGTGTGTGCTAGATACCAATCTGCTCCTAAAGCAAGTCATCTACTGCAAGTAAAGAGAATCATCAAGTACATTAATTCTACAAGTgattatggtattctctatactcatgatacaaactcTTCTTTAGTTGGATATTGTGATgtagattgggcaggtagtgcagatgacaGAAAAAACACATCAGGAGGTTGTTTCTTTTTAGGAAATAATCTAATCTCGTGGTTTAGTAAGAAGCAAAACTGTGTATCTTTATCAACCGcagaagcagagtatattgctGCCGGAAGTATTTGcacacaactcatgtggatgaagcaaatgctcaaggagtatgatgttgaacaggatgtcatgacattgtattgtgacaatcttagtgcaatcaatatttccaaaaATCCTATTCAGCACAGCAGGACCAAGCACATTAACATAAGACATCACTTTATGAGGGaattagtggaggataaaattgtcactttggagcatgttacaactgagAAGCAATTGACTGACATATTTACAAAGCCCATTGATGCAAGCACTTTTGATAAATTAAGtggaaatcttgggatttgcctctttGAAGGAGCATAGCAATTAACGTTCCTAAAggtgttaacggctagttttacttttctcatcattaactgccgttgtgacgtCACCCTTTCTCTCTGCTCCCAAGATTCGTCCTCCTAATTTTGTACTGATATTCATACTTAATGAGATGGACTCTTGTTCCAGGATTCTCTCTAATGCCAATGAAATTAAAAAGGATAGAAAGAGAAACAATTATGATTGTTATCAAAACATTACTGAATAAGAATTTAAATAAGtattttataaaatcataatcaGGCATAGgcatagtaaaataaatttaaatttgagtGCAATTTTTTAAGAAGATGAATAGTTatcattttctatttctttattgttttttattaaCTAGGATGCAATTTTGAACTTTAAGGACCAAAACTACACAATGTGTATAAgtaggggaccaaaagtgcagttaAATCACTTTTCTTGGTCACATGAGAGGCATGTGTGTTGCCACATAAGTCTTCTCCGTTAAAAATTAGACGGAAGGACTACTGTTGCATACGGGAGGGAACGTGAGGGACTagtcttgtaattaaattatgtGATGGACTAAAATCGTGGTTTTTGTAAACGCCAGGGACTAAAATTGCAATTAAGATTAATTTCTAACTCACGCCTAGATTGTCGTGTAAGAGTGAGAGGAGCCTGAACTAGGACTTGATGAGTTACCAAGTGAAACTTTACAGACAACtcagtttatttttaattataaaattatagttagttttagtgtTAGCACGAGTCGTTTTCACACCCGTCTAAAGTCGAGAGTGTCCGATGAAGGCTATTTCCGCCACTAGAGCACCGTTTAAGATATAGTTTGACAGAGGCAAGAGAATAAGAACCTTAAGGTATTTTTCCTTGACTTAAGTTCCATTACGGAACTTTCCACTGTAAACTCGATAGTTCTCGCTTTCCAAAAACTCGATAAAGTTAGACTTTATCTCCGCAGGGACTTAAGTGAGACCCTGAACCAAAGGTTTTATATTCGTGACTTCTTTCGGAGTTTCTACCTGCAttgtctttattttttttccttcaggAATCTTTTTCGTGATGGAAGTTTCCTCATCCAAAGAAGATTTCATCATTTTCCGAAAAAGAGAGTTTTCTCATCCGAAGCAGTTTTTTCTCAAATCTGTTCTACGTCTGAATTCAAAATCGgaaattctttaaaaaaaatattttctcacttAATTAAACTCAAATTAATTATGGATCTAATATCGGCGATTACCTCTCTCAAAAGAGTCGGGAAAAATACCGAAATACTGGGACCGCTTGTTGTTTCACCATTGtctatttaaaataataaatcacTATTCCTTCACCATTTACTCATTCAATTCCACAGCCAAGTCTAGAGAAGAATATTATCCTTGTCTTGTTTTGCTTGGTTCTTACTCAATTCATGTCCAAATCCTCTGATTTCTTGAAGGTTCTTGAGGTAGTAACTTGCTCTACACATCTATAGCTTCGATTTCTTCTTTATGACACAATTTTCATCAACTTATTGAACCTAAATTCCGAGTTTATGTTTTAGAGAATAGTTTAGgttcttttcttctttcacATAGATTCTATACCTTCTCTACGCTTCATATTCATGATCCATTCGCTTAGATTATCATTGTGGTGTCGTAGATCTGAAATCTGAGCCATAAACTCATTTTTAATCAATCTTTGCTTTTCGACGCATAAAGTCTTGAACTTGCTTACCGCCTGTAGGATTTGTTGTTAGTAAATGCATTGTTTATAGCTATTCAAAACCCGTTTTGAAAAAtatcaactttgagttttcgaGCTTTTAAAGTGGACCAAAAAGCCCTTATTCTTGTTTGAGGTCCCAAaattgttttgagttttttcctaccctagatatcacctaagaatacgtaggaattaaattagatccaAGGAAAAGTTCGGGAACCCTATTTTTTGGCTTGTGGCCGTGAGCACCCATAGTGTGGGGGGAGAAAATCTTTTTCACGAAACCTTACAATTGATGCATGAACTAGGTAGAGTATGGGTGTTGGGGTTTGGTCGCTTCTTGTAAAACTTGTTTTAATTGGCTGTGTTTCTTTGTTCCAGGTTCGCAACTCTTATGCActactactcacgaaggtagGGGTAACTCAGCATAGAAGTGTCATTTGAGTCTTTCCTTCTTTAATtgaattgtttgtgtttgagatgaagatgttttagTTTGATTGTGAATTTGGCATGCTTTAccatgttgtatgcttgctggATTCTGAGGAATACTGTTGGTTTAATTGATTATCCATTGCGTATATAACATGAACTGCTCCATAACTTGCTTGATGTGAATTATATGAGTTCTTAAGCATATTTGATTTGACTTATGCTTGTTGAAATTTGGGATAACATGTGATTATCCTgacttgattattggatttgaaattTTTGATTGAATGACTAGTAAGTTCACGAAATTTTGTTGAagcttggcatatagggcttgaacCTTAACCGACGATCAGGAGGTGTTGTCCAcctgattgtcccgtcttgtgtgacgctATAAGCGGCGATCCGGTGGTGTTGTCAACCTGATTGTCTCATCTTGTATGACGCTATAAGCGGAAATCCGATGGTGTTGTCCACCTGATTGTCCTGTCTTGTCTGAtgctataagtggcgatgaggtggtgtTGTCCAcctcattgtcccgtcttgcgagacgttaatGATCGATCCATCTAGGTAGCAGCATATGTCGCATTATAGGGCACTAACATTGATTttgtttatatctgatttgattctatgttgttgattttgttgatatatgatttgattctatatgTTGAAATTTATTTTGGATTACTTAAAGTGGCGATGAAGTGGTGTTGTCCACCAGATTGTCctgtcttgtgtgacgttatgaagtggcgatgaggtggtgtTGTCCACGCCCCATCTTAAAAGACGTTCTTGATTGACCGATCTAAGTAGTAGCATACAGTCACACTGCATGGCACTTATGTgttgtcatctatcttgaattaaatCGGTAGCTTACTTACCATGTCATGTATTAAATTCGAATgacatgtttttctcttttaggTGATGtgattgtatggagttaaccctttctgtttgctacttgttgtttgggctctTAActctattaggcgatgaagatcCTTTCGACGAAGCTTAGTCATGTACGGGACAGAGGAGAGCTTGTAGGCGGTGGAGTAAGGATGGGAGAGG
This is a stretch of genomic DNA from Lotus japonicus ecotype B-129 chromosome 1, LjGifu_v1.2. It encodes these proteins:
- the LOC130733878 gene encoding uncharacterized mitochondrial protein AtMg00810-like codes for the protein MEDSMFISQSKYAKGLVKKFGLEKSSHKKTLAATHVKLTKDGQGEDVDQSLYRSMIGSLLYLTTSRPDITFAVGVCARYQSAPKASHLLQVKRIIKYINSTSDYGILYTHDTNSSLVGYCDVDWAGDVIEQKCPQLNEMPGKNNMNRVENVIANLTALMAQQVTNTTTRD